CGACACCGGGCAGACCGGGGATACCGGCGAGCTTGGCGACCTTGTGCTCCAGGCGGCCGATCTTCGTCTCGTCAAACTCGAGCTGGCCCCACTCCTGAGCCTTTTCGGCGCAGGTTTGCTTGACCAGGTTGACGATCTTGTTGCGACCGGCGATGCCGAGCTTGCGCAGTTGCTTCTGGGCGTGGGAAGCGGCCTCGGAGGCCTCACCAGCGTCCTGAAAAACACCGTCGCGGCCCTTGGCGGAAGCGGAGGGCTTAGAGCAGCCGCAATCCGAAGCGGCAGCGGGAGCTGCCTGCTGGCCGAGTTTTTTCAAAACATCTTCCACCACGGACTTTAGCGTGGCTTCATCAATATTCAGGCTCATGGGAGGGAGAGTTGTCGGTGGTGGGTTGCTCAGGGCTTATCCTTGTAGACCTGCTGGCCGAGGACGTCGACCGTGTCCACGATGCCGATCACGGCAGCGTCCACGGGGAGCGGTTTCATGCCTTCGGCCTGCCGGGCTGAGCTGCCCGAGCAGAACAGGACCATCTCGCCGACGCCGGCACCGAGCCGGTCCACCGCGATCACGGTACTGGAGCCATCGCGAAGCTCATCCGGGCTGTCTGCGCTGGCGACCTGAGGCCGCAGGATCAGCAGCCGCTGCCCGCGCATGGCGGGATCTTTTTTCGTCGAGACGACGTGGCCGATGACTTTGGCGAGAAACATGGGTACTAAGTGAGGTCGGGCGCCCCTGCTCCGGCCCCGGCTCGTCCCCTGCTCGGGGAGGGCGCGGAGTCCGAAACCTGGCGCGTCCGCCGGGTTACTTCTTGGCGGCGGGAGCCTTGATGATGCTCTTGGCCAGCTCTTCAGCCGGGCGGGCAATGACGTGGGCGCTGACCACTTCGCCGAAGGCGGAAG
This genomic interval from Ruficoccus sp. ZRK36 contains the following:
- a CDS encoding EutN/CcmL family microcompartment protein, which codes for MFLAKVIGHVVSTKKDPAMRGQRLLILRPQVASADSPDELRDGSSTVIAVDRLGAGVGEMVLFCSGSSARQAEGMKPLPVDAAVIGIVDTVDVLGQQVYKDKP